The following coding sequences lie in one Drosophila sulfurigaster albostrigata strain 15112-1811.04 chromosome 2R, ASM2355843v2, whole genome shotgun sequence genomic window:
- the LOC133837895 gene encoding uncharacterized protein LOC133837895 — protein sequence MCNIVILTVATLALISGQAFGQATTAPQNCSAVTESLDWNNTALVGNWLELARHPDNSLDACMEFSIDLLSNGTILTFNSTHSSSNSSLYQNVNEPNVNVTLVEGAKTGYDVKFNSTSTVFIKLLQLYNNNNYVIGCGYTNSSDNSTSYGFILGRASTYNTTGLQDANNNASASYANFQANNFTTILQTGCTRNSASQSLPLISGFLALALLLIKAH from the exons ATGTGCAATATTGTGATTTTAACCGTTGCCACTTTGGCCCTGATCTCCGGCCAGGCTTTTGGCCAAGCGACCACAGCTCCTCAGAATTGCAGCGCAGTCACCGAGAGCTTGGATTGGAATAACACCGCA CTTGTGGGCAACTGGTTGGAGTTGGCTCGTCATCCTGACAACAGTCTCGATGCCTGCATGGAGTTCTCCATTGATCTGCTGAGTAATGGCACAATTCTCACcttcaactcaactcactcGAGCAGCAACTCTTCGCTCTACCAGAACGTGAACGAGCCCAATGTGAATGTCACTCTGGTCGAGGGCGCCAAGACTGGCTACGATGTCAAATTCAACTCGACAAGCACTGTCTTCATCAAGTTGCTGCAgctgtacaacaacaacaactacgtcATCGGCTGTGGCTACACCAACTCGTCAGACAACTCAACCAGCTATGGCTTCATTCTGGGCCGTGCCAGCACCTACAACACCACAGGTCTGCaggatgccaacaacaatgccagtGCCAGCTATGCCAACTTCCAGGCCAACAACTTCACCACCATTCTGCAAACTGG TTGCACCAGAAACTCGGCATCCCAGTCGCTGCCTCTGATATCTGGTTTCCTTGCTTTGGCTCTGCTGTTGATCAAGGCGCATTAA
- the LOC133836958 gene encoding uncharacterized protein LOC133836958: MQSICTMASRGFNWGLGLFFGLLLSLCSTPSTIGQNVPVPCDVSPSIALDLNQFAGIWWEIVRQPVGTNFCTQINVTVLNQAENNVLIDTTYSNTVTYPWVNQTMNATLTVLNDTEEANGYNFTYWNAPSYTPYTVFKVLDTDYANYAFICGYTNATDNSTAFGMVIARNRTLSTVYLDSLESESSAKYDNFANGTMTLITQDDTCLGNGADPSTAFTVFYAVFAFVIYQLTK; encoded by the exons ATGCAAAGCATTTGCACAATGGCTTCCAGAGGCTTCAATTGGGGACTTGGACTCTTCTTCGGTCTGTTGTTGAGCCTTTGTTCGACGCCCTCGACAATTGGTCAAAATGTTCCAGTGCCCTGCGATGTCAGCCCTAGCATTGCCCTCGACTTGAACCAG TTTGCGGGCATTTGGTGGGAGATTGTGCGTCAACCGGTGGGCACCAACTTCTGCACCCAGATCAATGTGACAGTGTTGAATCAGGCCGAGAATAATGTGCTGATCGATACCACCTACTCGAATACTGTGACTTATCCATGGGTGAATCAGACGATGAATGCCACGCTGACTGTGCTCAACGACACTGAAGAAGCGAATGGCTACAATTTCACCTATTGGAATGCACCCAGCTATACACCCTACACGGTCTTCAAGGTCCTCGACACCGACTACGCCAACTATGCCTTCATCTGTGGCTACACGAATGCCACCGATAACTCGACAGCCTTTGGCATGGTCATTGCCCGCAATCGAACTCTGTCGACTGTCTATTTGGATTCTCTGGAGAGCGAGAGTTCGGCCAAATACGACAATTTCGCCAATGGCACCATGACCCTAATCACCCAGGACGATAC GTGTTTGGGAAACGGAGCTGATCCCTCGACGGCATTCACTGTTTTCTACGCGGTctttgcatttgttatttaCCAACTGACTAAGTAA